The Panicum hallii strain FIL2 chromosome 9, PHallii_v3.1, whole genome shotgun sequence genome has a window encoding:
- the LOC112876184 gene encoding eukaryotic translation initiation factor 2 subunit alpha homolog, translating to MPNLECRMYEPRFPEVDAAVMIQVKHIADMGAYVSLLEYNNIEGMILFSELSRRRIRSISSLIKVGRQEPAIVLRVDRDKGYIDLSKRRVSEEEAHACEDRYNKSKLVHSIMRHVAETLEIDLEPLYQRICWPLYRKYGHAFEAFKLIVADPDSILDALTYEEKETGPDGQEVTKVVPAVTPEVKDSLVKNIRRRMTPQPLKIRADVEMKCFQFDGVLHIKQAMKKAEASGNDNCPVKIKLVAPPLYVLTTQTLDKEQGISVLTDAIKACTAEIEKYKGKLVVKEPPRAVSEREDKLFLDQIDSLMAQNEEVDGDDDSEEEEDTGMGDVDLTNTGVTAY from the exons ATGCCGAACCTCGAGTGCCGGATGTACGAGCCGCGGTTCCCCGAGGTGGACGCGGCCGTGATGATCCAGGTGAAGCACATCGCCGACATGGGCGCGTACGTCTCCCTGCTCGAGTACAACAATATCGAGGGCATGATCCTCTTCTCCGAGCTTTCCCGCCGCCGCATTCGCTCCATCTCCTCGCTCATCAAGGTCGGCCGCCAGGAGCCCGCCATCGTGCTCCGTGTGGACCGCGACAAGGGGTACATCGACCTCTCCAAGCGCCGTGTctccgaggaggaggcgcaCGCCTGCGAGGATAGGTACAACAAGTCCAAGCTCGTGCACTCCATCATGCGCCACGTCGCCGAGACCCTCGAGATCGACCTCGAGCCGCTCTACCAGCGCATTTGCTGGCCGCTCTACCGCAAGTACGGCCACGCCTTCGAGGCCTTCAAGCTCATCGTTGCCGACCCCGATTCCATCCTCGACGCGCTGACCTACGAGGAGAAGGAGACCGGCCCAGATGGCCAGGAG GTGACTAAGGTGGTGCCTGCTGTCACTCCTGAGGTTAAGGATTCTCTGGTGAAGAACATAAGGAGGAGGATGACACCACAGCCACTCAAGATCCGTGCTGATGTGGAGATGAAATGCTTCCAGTTTGATGGCGTGCTCCACATTAAG CAAGCCATGAAGAAAGCTGAAGCCTCTGGTAATGATAACTGTCCTGTGAAGATTAAGCTAGTTGCTCCTCCACTTTATGTTCTGACCACACAGACTCTTGATAAG GAGCAAGGCATTTCAGTTCtcactgatgcaatcaaggctTGTACAGCAGAGATTGAAAAATACAAGGGAAAGTTGGTAGTGAAGGAACCACCAAGAGCT GTGAGCGAGCGGGAAGACAAGCTATTCCTCGACCAGATTGATTCCTTGATGGCGCAAAATGAAGAGgttgatggtgatgatgacaGTGAAGAGGAGGAAGACACAGGAATGGGTGATGTTGACCTTACAAATACCGGAGTCACAGCTTATTAA
- the LOC112876884 gene encoding mitochondrial import inner membrane translocase subunit TIM22-4-like → MASPEPSAAGAGAGGESASQATAVEPIRMPTAEEIKGQDIWNNCAVRSVVSGVMGGGLGVLMGLFFGALENPIMAEEMTARQQIVYTAKQMGSRSISNAKTFAVMGLIFSAAECVIEKARAKHDTTNTAVAGCVTGGALAVKGGPKATCVGCAGFAAFSVAIEKFFDRHT, encoded by the exons ATGGCCTCGCCGGAGCCATCCGCGGCGGGTGCCGGCGCCGGGGGCGAGTCGGCGAGCCAGGCGACGGCGGTGGAGCCGATCCGGATGCCGACGGCGGAGGAGATCAAGGGGCAGGACATCTGGAACAACTGCGCGGTCCGCAGCGTCGTCAGTGGCGTCATGG GAGGTGGTCTTGGCGTACTTATGGGACTATTCTTTGGAGCTCTGGAAAATCCAATAATGGCAGAGGAGATGACAGCAAGGCAACAAATAGTATACACAGCAAAACAGATGGGTAGTAGAAGTATAAGCAATGCCAAAACCTTTGCGGTCATGGGTCTGATTTTCTCAGCAGCTGAATGTGTCATAGAGAAG GCTCGGGCAAAGCATGACACTACCAATACAGCGGTAGCTGGTTGTGTCACAGGAGGAGCTTTAGCAGTGAAAG GTGGCCCTAAAGCTACATGCGTTGGATGTGCGGGTTTTGCTGCCTTCTCAGTGGCGATTGAGAAGTTCTTTGATCGGCATACTTGA
- the LOC112876883 gene encoding uncharacterized protein LOC112876883, translating into MEDSVGEEERREQGETAAQAKAHQEEVAAAGGGGEPAQDGGFLSAMASKIGATMSETNGSGGEANAAAASDGEALKRDGDGDPGEEGGFLSAMASKIGAAMSGANGGSESDGGGTAAVASDDEGKQKDEGNGGSGIFHKLLSSSPAASSPASGALEAEEAKEEGKDQGVSDEQTGILNAMASKIVMAMSAANGNGNHGTEDATKTSNGHAVDVSSGEEKGGDANGGGILNTMASKIGMAMSGANGDEDHGGSGVNAKTSNGNSVDVSKDEKTDEMNGGGILSAVASKIGMANGSGNHSTEDDARKSNGDAVNGSKGEEEKEKGHDANDAGIVEQIISNLPSDDQALDSDEASLLIAIIED; encoded by the exons ATGGAGGATTCGGTGGgcgaggaggagaggagggagCAGGGGGAGACCGCGGCGCAGGCGAAAGCGCATCAGGAAGAAGTagcggcggctggcggcggcggcgagccggcTCAGGATGGCGGGTTCCTGAGCGCCATGGCATCCAAGATCGGCGCGACGATGTCCGAGAcgaacgggagcggcggcgaggCCAATGCGGCCGCGGCGTCTGATGGCGAGGCGTTGAAGagagacggcgacggcgacccaGGTGAGGAGGGCGGGTTCCTGAGCGCAATGGCGTCCAAGATTGGCGCGGCGATGTCCGGTGCTAATGGCGGGAGCGAAAGCGACGGCGGTGGAACTGCGGCCGTGGCGTCTGATGACGAGGGCAAGCAGAAGGACGAAGGAAACGGCGGTAGCGGAATCTTCCATAAGCTCCTGTCCAGTTCGCCCGCTGCTTCGTCGCCGGCGTCAG GAGCATTGGAAGCAGAGGAAGCGAAAGAGGAAGGGAAAGATCAGGGCGTGTCAGACGAGCAAACCGGGATTCTGAACGCGATGGCCTCCAAGATTGTCATGGCCATGTCTGCCGCCAATGGCAACGGGAACCACGGCACCGAGGACGCCACCAAGACGAGCAATGGCCACGCTGTTGATGTCAGTAGCGGCGAGGAGAAGGGCGGCGACGCGAATGGTGGTGGAATCCTGAACACAATGGCTTCTAAGATTGGCATGGCCATGTCTGGCGCAAATGGTGACGAGGACCATGGCGGCAGTGGGGTCAACGCCAAGACGAGCAATGGCAACTCCGTTGATGTCAGTAAGGATGAGAAGACGGACGAGATGAATGGTGGTGGGATTCTGAGCGCTGTCGCTTCCAAGATCGGCATGGCCAATGGCAGTGGGAACCACAGCACCGAGGACGATGCCAGAAAGAGCAATGGCGATGCTGTTAATGGCAGCAAaggcgaggaggagaaggagaaggggcATGATGCGAATGATGCTGGAATCGTTGAGCAGATCATCTCCAACCTCCCCTCAG ATGATCAGGCTCTAGATTCTGATGAGGCTTCCCTGCTTATAGCCATTATTGAAGACTAG